In Camelina sativa cultivar DH55 chromosome 13, Cs, whole genome shotgun sequence, the genomic window GTTATCTAATGGTCCTTTGCTTAATCATGAAAAGATAAAATTCTTTGGCTTTACTCATAAGAAGATTCTGTCAGATTCTATGCGTTTGGTTATCAACGAAAATGAAAGGTCAAATTCATGCTTACTACAACTTAAACTGCTACACTTTTagacttttatttattaacttctGACTGTGCCACTTGTTAATAGGGTAATAAGCTATTAGAGTTTATCCCCTCTTTTTTTGGCTCTGTTTATTCACTTTTAGCATATTAGTCAGAAAGGCAGCAAGTTAGCATATTGGTCAGAAAGGCAGCAAGGAGTTTTGGTTCAACAAAGTCAAAACAGCATGATGTCTCGACCATTAGGGATGGGGTAGGGTTCGTACTTCGTTCGTAGGGGGGATGTGTAAGCCACCACTCATATATTGAAGGTCTTATGATTGATGATTCTTCCAACTGAAagttaacataaataaaaataatcaaatgaaAAGGGTCTCTAATAATCACAAATggttatatacagtatataaaaATCATGGTGGAAGATGATCTAAGCATTATCTATACAAAAATGATTCGAGGTTATGCTTAAAAAGAAGAATGTCATGTCTGATTAcatcaaattattttgtaatacacattataaatattttagctATTACCTCATCTGTTTTGGTTGGTAGAGTATCTTTCCATACATGtgatttaaaatacaaaaaaaaaaaaaatcataaaaaaacaagagaattattattattcattttcttaataCAACCCCCTTAATCTTAATAACaagagaattattattattgctttagTAACAATCTTTGTTAAAATTCTGACTTTTTGGTAAATcacaaaaatgtttaaattatttttaacatttaattatatgattgaTCATTGATCTAATATATAATCCAAGGGTTATATTAATCTATATACGTGGTTGaccaaacaattaaatttatagccatgataattttttaattaagtaagtaggaaagagaaacaaaacacaaaccaaaatagtCCTTTCTCTTTCAATTAATTACAGAATTACCATTGattgtaattttgttatttttattatcatgaccactatttattttaataccAGAGAATTCATCACGGATACTATTCATCAACCATCTATTAACACTGCTATCAGAACGATGACACAATTTATCACCATATAGACatatagtgttatttttttttttgtgatttgtatgTATAAGTATTTTATTTACGTGTTAAATGATATAGTATCATGATAAGTTCACATAACATATGTTATATGGATAGTTATCATGCTAaacgagttattatattatacaaaataatttataaaaatacataaatatattactaCTGATAACGATAATGTTAACGCACTACACATATTTGTAACATGTTAAGATACAAAATACATCAAATAGTATTTATATTAACcagttaaaatattaaataatattacacaTTGATAAATTAGGATGCCGAGGAGGTACATAACAAatgaatatattgtatgttagatgctaatttatttatttaacatgATAAGAAAAAATGTATGTCGATAAGTTAACTGTTAGcacaatacaaaatttataaacatgctatataaaatattaacaggaatatgttattattattctttgtgAATTGTGTGTATAAGTATTTTATTTACGTGTTAAATGATATAGTATCATGATAAATTCAATATGTTATGTGGATAGTTATCATGTTAaacgagttattatattatacaaaataacttttaaaaatacataaatatattactaCCGATAACAATAATGGTAACACACTATACATATTTGTAGCATGTTAAGATACAAAATACgtcaaataatatttatattaaccaGTTaagatattaaataatattacacaTTAGTAAACTAGGATGCCGACCAGGTACATAACAAATGAATATGTTGTATGTTagatgattatttatttatttaacatgATAAGATAAATTGTAAATCGATAAGTTAAATGTCAGcacaatacaaaatttataaacatgctatataaaatattaacaggataaaaagttatataaaaagataaatggtCTTGTAGCAAACTACGTACCTTTGTAACATGTTAAAATAGTGCAAATTATaccaaattttccaaaaatttccGATCAGCTATTTTCGATGATGACCACTGACGGCTTGCCGGTTTCGAGTAGGCTTATTTTACTTGCCTCTCCACCTCACCTTCTCACCACGACACTTCCGTTGTTCTCCGCTCCGACTCTCTTGCTCGTCGATCCTCCTACGTTACTCTTCTCACCGCTCGTCATGTTTCCCTATCAACTGAAACAGATCACAGTTGATTCAACCCCAGGCAGGATTCAAAACCACTACAGCGACACATGATGGAacggaagagaagagaggagagagataaaaaaataaaaataataaaaaacatatagatACAGGGGTAATGATGTAACTTTTATGACTTTTGTACTATGTAAATAGTGACGTTTTGTGTCAGTTAATTTTTCATTCTTCTGATGGTACAGATTGCAATTACCCATAATCCAATGGACGACGACTGTTAAAAAATAAAGGAGGAAACAGTGGACTGCGTAAAAATGGTAAATGACCTTATTAATCTCTAAGATTGTAAATTATTACTATACTACCATTACCCCCAAAAGAAGCAGttcgaagagaaaaaaaagaagaaaacagagtaaagttGTAAACGTCACACAAAACGTCGGTCGTAAACAGATCCAACGGctgaaaacaattcaaaagcACGCCAACACTGACGtcgtaaaaaagaagaagaaggaaaccgTGTCTCGTTCGTCGTCGTCGTAACTCgtaaaccaaaaaaccaaattaatgattaattattatttatttatataaacaaaaagccTCATTTCTCTCATCAACTATTGTTGCGTGTTTggttatctctcttcttcttcttcttctctctctctctctttctcttttacctAAATCAAAGGGATTTGTTCTGatcaaaaacttttattattttttttgaacagaatttaacaaacaaatccctAAAAACGAACCCATCCCTTCAAGATTAAGAAACCCCACCGATCTGTTGAAAATTTTCATTCCGGAAGCTTTTGCAAATTGGTGGCAACAAAAAATCTCATTTGATCTGACTTTGTTCTGGtaaattttctctctttcagaaattgatttgtttttttttctccacagATCTGAATATTTTTATGGGTCATTTCTTAATGATTAATCCGTCTTCTTAATTTGAGTATCGTGATAGATCTTATTTATATAGCTGGGTTTAAATCAAATTGAATCGATTTTGATTATGTTGAATCTGGGTTAGGTCGAATTGAATGATTGTATTGAAGCTGGTGGGTTAAATCGAATTGAATCGAGTtaatggggtttttttttttgttttgttttggttctttgttaatTGAAGGTGAGATTTGTGAAGGTACAAAGAAATGGGCTCTGAGCAGAACAACAGCACAAGCTTTCCACCAACAGAGCCAAAGCTCTGTGATAACGGATGTGGGTTCTTTGGATCACCGTCCAACATGAACCTCTGTTCGAAATGTTACAGAAGCTTACGTGCCGAGGAAGATCAAACCGCGGTAGCCAAAGCTGCGGTTAAGAACTCTTTAAAGATTCCATCTTGCAGTATCGTTGTGCCGGAACAAAAGCAGGTTCTGGAAGTTAAACCAGCACCTGTTGAAACCGTTGTTGTAGCCGCTGAGCCTTCTTCGGCTGCAGAGGAAGATGGGGAGCCGTCGAGACCTGTACGACCGAACAGGTGTTTCAGCTGTAACAAGAAGGTTGGTGTAATGGGTTTTAAGTGCAAATGCGGTAGCACGTTTTGCGGGAATCATAGGTACCCTGAGAAGCATGAGTGTAGCTTTGATTTCAAAGAAGTTGGGCGTGATGCTATCGCAAAGGCGAACCCGGTGATTAAGGCGGATAAAGTCCAGaggatttaaaaacaaaatgttatatcTTCTGAAGTTATTTCTTTGTCTTCGGCAATTTGATCAGTTTCTTCCCGGGAATGTTGATGTGATGTGATCATGTTCGATTTGTGTTTGGTTTCCATGAATCAAAAAATGAAATTTGCTGCTCTTGGTTTCACTTAAAACGGAGTCTCATTTGCTCGTACGTTTATCTTGTAAAACGGAGTCTCATTTGAATctatttgcttttcttcttGGTTCTGTTTTCATTCAACATAGAGATTGAACATGTTTAGTGTGCCTTTGTTTTAGTATCTCATATAgtatattataagaaaatgCGCATAAATGGTGGGTCTCAAATCAGTTCGATGTGGTGTCTCGTCGGGTAGAGGTGTCAAGCGGGCTACGTGTCTGCGGGCTAGATCAGCGGGACGGGTTTGGACACTAAATATTAAGCCCGTTAAAAAGCAGGTTTTAAGGGTTTAGCCCAAACGGATTGCAAGTTTTAGCGGGTTATACCCGCGGGTTGACAGGGCAGCCTGcagttttcaaatattaaataaaaataaatatttaatatagatatataattatttttatataatttaaaatatatatcttttataagTATGTGgtaacataaataatttaatgtaaaaaaataaaacatctatacacaattaatataaacattgattttatttaaaattgttttttaattattatttattatttttaatttattttaatatattttttattaattttattttattttttaatatattatttaagtcCGCTGGCCAGCCCGCTAATCCGCTGGGCTTAGCGGGACGGGTTTGAACATAACTTTTATGTCTGCTGGCTTAGCGGGCCGCCCATTACggtctaaaaaataaaaattgcctACTGCGGACGGCCCAGATGAATGCGAGCCGACCCGTTTGACATCTCGTTGGGTCATCGGATAACACCTGTGACTGTGTTTGAAAAAAGACCATTCTTGGAACTTGGAGATAAGATTCTTAGATTAATTTTCATTCTGTTGGCAACTTCACATACACACAATTGaaactcaaacaaaaataacatactgaataaaaatataaaaattagcaTTACAGGCCCAATGCGGCCCAGGATATATATCGCAAATGGATCTGAAACTGGCTTTAGGAAGAAGATATATACTGTATCATTCACAATTATGTGGCTTGTCATGCAATTAATCGAGATTGTAACAGTATGAAACATTGCAtatgaaatcttttaaaaggcctatgtttttgaaaaaaatagattctcgaactttttttttactattgtaactttctatttttttgcaatttttttaaaaagacagtttttttttcttttttaattcaaacaaaaaaaaaaagtaattttgttgtGGTTTAATATTGACCGGATCACACTACTACTCTAGACCCACAAGAAAATTTAAGCCTAGTTAAGCTAAGTTGACCGACTCTAAAACATAACTAAATGAAAAGTAATCGGACGGTTGTGAGCATTCGATTCAAGTTTCACGAGTAATCTCAGACGTCCACTTACTCGTGACGGACGGTTGTGATCATTCGATTCATGTTTGGACGGCTGAGATTATATTAATCCAAATACATTCAATGAAGATTTGATGACcgtttacaaatattttcattattagGTTAGTACGATCCCAAAGctagattattttaattaaaacagaGATTCaaagaagatttttgaagaccgttataattttattttctcagattctgatttaaaaaaaaaaatcatttgatcaGTTTCCCTCTCACGGTGAAGGAAAAGGTCTCTAAGAGAAGATTCTCTAGGAGATGAGTTTCGTCTCTATGCATCCCTTTTTCCAGGTTTCATTTGATCTTTCTCAGGTATTATGTCTTTGTGCTAAAATTATCAGTGCTAATATATGGTGATGAACCTTTGCTGTTTTGGCTGGATTTTGTACGGAAGTGTTCATGGTTTGACAATTAATACAACATTCCGCAGCAGAAATCAACATGATGTGGTAAGAGAAACATGAATGCATCAGAGTATTGTAAATTTTGGTGCTCTTGTTCCTAATCGGATCAGTtcgtttagatttttaatttgtgtCTTGAATTCTATGAATTCTATGGACAAACGTGATTTTTCAACATGGAAGAAGCTTGAGGACCATTTGAGCCAATGAAATCAATTGGAGCCAGTACAAAGTTGCCAAAGGAGATAAAACAATATATCCTTTTTACATCCAGACAGGATTTTTCAAAAAGGATCCTGtctcaaactatttttttgacCCTAGGCAAAATAAAATTGTAGGCCTTTTTATACACTAcaaaaaattatggtttttttttggatcctttttctttagaagttttagtcaaaaaaaaaatttggaccctAGTTTTTTGTCTACCTTGCCACCCCTTAGAGACAGGCATGTATTCATGTGTGAATACATACATGCATACATTCATGATCATGTGTGCATACATGTATTCATACGTTCATGTATATTTGCTTCTTGATTTATTACTTCGTTTATTACATTGTAAgcatgttcttgtttgtttcttttgctaatTTCAACGTTGCTTACTCCATTTGCCTAACTTGTGTGCTTAGTTCTCTGATTTACTTCATAGTCTTCATTGGAcagctttctttgtttcttacttgATTTACTTCATGGTATTTATTGGAcagctttctttgtttcttacttgATTTACTTCATGGTATTTATTGGAcagctttctttgtttcttactttatttattCTCTGAAGACAACATGATTTGTTGATTCAATTCAACTAAGAGAATGAACATAGTGTGCCTTTGTTTTAGTATCTcatatattataagaaaatgacCATAAATGGTGGGTCTCAATCAGTTTAATGAGGAACCAACAATGTTGATCCTTTTGAAGAGGTAATTTTGAAATGTGGTATACAAAATGGGTAGTTTTGAAATtctctctacaaaaaaaaatatttttggggtTTTATGGAATGTATCAAACACTAAATAAAGCCTACTTTTAATTGTTGTAATAAAAAAGACTAATTTCACACCAAGGATAATTAAAACACAAGTGAGACCAGCCTTTTTCTATTCTTGGAAAGCGTCCTAGAATTGTGTATATATTGACAAAATCATGGAAATTTTCGGCCTATAATTTCTTCTGATATTTAGAATCAAACTTTAGTTATTTCGAACTCAAAAAAATGACATTGGTACGAAGAAAAGATTGAACCCGTATAAGAACACACTAACCATATATATGGTAATTATGGATGGCAACTACCCCCTCTTTAAACAACATATTTTCACGTAAAATATacataacttttgttttgttttatcctTACAAATAAATTTACTGAAagcttaattataattttttaagaaaactatatataaacaatttttatacTACTTGAAAATGGGAGAACTTAAAAACCAGAAGTAGTTTGATTTGGGTACGTAATTcttgtaaacaaataaaacaaaccgaacataattaacaatcaaattcatcaaataACTCAATAAAGTAAAGAACAACTTAAAACCTCACAtaatcaaacattaaaaaaaacaactaccactaaaacaagacaaaaataaacaaagaagaacctGAAACATCTACTGAATTGTTGTCCACAAACCCATCGGAAAAGGCTTCTTCATCATCGCcgtcttcatcttctcatcATACTTAGTATACACCTCCTCTTTAATCATTCCATGTTAGCttgctttatatatatgtaagatctATTAGTAAAtagctacatatatataagtacatagctaaatatattcaattcatgtgtaatatatatgagTAGCAATCTAATCAATATGGTGGCCGACCAGTAGACCAATACTGCTGATCATTTTGCTGTGGCGGCGGCAACTGAACCGAGCCAAGAAGATTTGGTGGTAGTCCTTGAGCCGCCGCCATAGCTGCCATAGCTTGTTGCTGCCCCATCATTGGTGGAGATCCCattccaccaccacctcctcctcctcctcctcccccacCTCCCTGAACAGGCGTTTgcatctcatcttcttccaaagGCAGTCTCTCGTACGCCGCATTGCTAAAAGAGGCCGCCATAACCACCACAGGACCCGAACACAACAACGGTCCTACTACACTGCCTCCAACGACCTGCCCTTGTCCTCCTGCTAGGTAAACACTTAGTCCGGTGGCTGCAGGAGGCGCAGGTGGCGGTAAGAAAGATCCGGAAAGAGAAAGGATTTCAAATCGGCCGTGGAGGCTAACTACCGAGCCAGCTGGTGATCCGGGCTGACGTATAGTGACGTTAGTAACGTTTCCTGTGCCGCTCATAACGCAAACGCCTCTTTGGCGGCGTCTAGCGAACGTAGCCATACAGTCAACTATGTCACATCCGTCTCCGATCTCCATGACATGAGTTCGAAGAGCGTTTGCGCTGTCTCTTGTTATGATTATTGGAGCTTTAGGTTTGTTCTTGGATCCTGCTGGTCTTCCTCTTGGCCTTCTTGTCATCTGTTCTCCGCTTCCTCCACCGCCgcttcctccttctcctccatgTAAACTCATCTCTTTACCTTCGCTACCACTGTTGTTACCCATGTTGTCCATGTTATCGCTTGTCTCTTCGCGATCCATCTTCATAGATCGATTCAATATTGACCCTCCTTGCTGCTCGTGATCTTGGTCAGGGTTTCTTTGCGGCTGCTGATGATGGTTGAGAAagaactgttgttgttgttgttgatgatgttgttgttgttgttgttgaagatgtAATTGAAAGTCTCTAGCGTGGAAAGGAGGAGGGAGAGAGCTTTGTGATCCATGAGATTGAACTGGATCCATTTCTATGTAGAGATTGATCGGTGAGGGAGAGATGAGAATTGATTTTGACCTAGGAGAGACTCTAGCTAggtagaagagaaaaagaataataatgttTTCACAACAAATATCAAGctggatttttcttcttcatcttgttctTTGATTGATTTGGCAAGCTAaggttctctctcttctctctctttcttgtcttCTTATTCTCTTCTGTTGAGTTGTACTTGGCAGAGGAAGTGAAAATTAAAGGGCTTATGGTAGGcttttattatttagtatttttttttagtttatatgaGATGTGTTGGGGGATTGAGGTGTCTGTGGGGGTTGTCTGCTTAATTTGCTTTGGTTGGTGATTGGTAAATTAGGGTTaggaagagagagacagagagggaGAAGTGAAAGAGAGATGTATagatttacgtttttttttttctgcttatGCTTATGACAATGACATCATTCTCATGTTTTAGGCGGTGCTAATTTGGTCCCTACCTCTACGCCATTTTTCCTTTGTATAACATTTCAATCGCTCTCGTTTACATTAACAATCTTATTTATTTAGAGGCTCTCTTTTTTCATTAGTAGATTTTACTCTTACATGATATAGATTGTTCGTTATTTTCTGATTCTAAATACTGGCAAAGACTTTTCAATGACTATAATTCGATAATCGATagatatatacttttcaaaaaatttattccatatatttcatcaaattttaatataaatctatatatcatatagttATCCTAGTTCTCTATATTAAATATTGGCAACCCTAGCActcataaataagaaaatttgtttaaatCAACTTTCATAACTTTGTGAAGCACCGATATATTTCATTTTCCAACAACCTATGTAGTAATTACACCTAACATCATATCTTCAAATACGTATACATTaataattaagtatatataactaattttgtatatacacATGTATTATTATGtcatttatgtatatatatatatcacatgtaATAATTAAGTGTTTCTCTATAAAAATAAGAATCTTCTAACTTCTAGGGCAATGCAGGTTATGGCCATGGCTAAGTACTAAAAGTAGTGAGACATAGAGTtaaaattgttttcataacATATATTATTGAACAGGAGCATGGGCAAGAAAGTAGACAAATTTGATtgtataataatatactatatgaagaaaaagatagaGAATGCAATGCGATGTGTGGATATGGCATTGGAGAGAGTGAAGTAATAAGAAGACGCGAAGAAGGCGCTGACAAATCTCAAACCCAAAGGGAGAAagcacgagagagagagacaagagatTGTTGAATTGAATGTGCAGAGAGAGAGGATCGGAGAGGCAATGGCATGACTCTTGTGGACGCAAACCCATGTCTTAAAAGATGCTCTTTGTCGGCTCTCATGCTCTTTCCTTCTCCACGTGCCCTTCTCCCTCCTTCCTctcgttttgcattttttgaTTAGCAAtcaaagtgtatatatatatatgtttgtgttttataatttatcttttaaaagaaagattaaTGCGAATTGCTGAAAAATCATTTTGATTAGTTTGTGTTACTTTTAGAATTAACTATAATTCTATAATTCTATCTAGAATTCGTTTATGGACGTTAGAACAAGACTGGTCTATTTGGTGTAGTGTACTATATATGTTCATACATCATACTGCATTAATTGTAATGAATTTACTGAATACTTAAAAACTTAATATCTAAGATGTTTAAAGCTTTCAAGATAACACCTCGGATCGTATGTCTTCATCAAAGGTATAAATCTTCGCACAATATATAGTACTCAAATAAACCTCATATCGAACTATATGTCCAACGAAATTATTTAAGTGGACTGATTCGTCTTATTCTATCATCGTACATTATGgtaatttttgattgattcaagATGCTTAGTTTTAATAGAACTTTACTCTCCATGTGTTTTAATGCTAGATTAGTGTTTGATTAAGCTAGTctaaattatacaaaatttattgttCGGAAGATGTTTGATAAAATTCcccaaaaaaattagagagTGATTATCATTCCCAGTCAATAAAAATTGATTATTAGGATTCTAGATGGTTAGTTAGGACTGGAATTAATACTCATTGATCATTTGATTGCAAATGCAAgt contains:
- the LOC104737216 gene encoding AT-hook motif nuclear-localized protein 26, translated to MDPVQSHGSQSSLPPPFHARDFQLHLQQQQQQHHQQQQQQFFLNHHQQPQRNPDQDHEQQGGSILNRSMKMDREETSDNMDNMGNNSGSEGKEMSLHGGEGGSGGGGSGEQMTRRPRGRPAGSKNKPKAPIIITRDSANALRTHVMEIGDGCDIVDCMATFARRRQRGVCVMSGTGNVTNVTIRQPGSPAGSVVSLHGRFEILSLSGSFLPPPAPPAATGLSVYLAGGQGQVVGGSVVGPLLCSGPVVVMAASFSNAAYERLPLEEDEMQTPVQGGGGGGGGGGGGGMGSPPMMGQQQAMAAMAAAQGLPPNLLGSVQLPPPQQNDQQYWSTGRPPY
- the LOC104737214 gene encoding zinc finger A20 and AN1 domain-containing stress-associated protein 7-like — its product is MGSEQNNSTSFPPTEPKLCDNGCGFFGSPSNMNLCSKCYRSLRAEEDQTAVAKAAVKNSLKIPSCSIVVPEQKQVLEVKPAPVETVVVAAEPSSAAEEDGEPSRPVRPNRCFSCNKKVGVMGFKCKCGSTFCGNHRYPEKHECSFDFKEVGRDAIAKANPVIKADKVQRI